The Lynx canadensis isolate LIC74 chromosome D1, mLynCan4.pri.v2, whole genome shotgun sequence genome has a segment encoding these proteins:
- the LOC115526383 gene encoding olfactory receptor 10AG1-like — protein MKCEEVKADDNTSTIKQFVLLGFSDLPNLQRLLFGVFSTIYIIILIGNSLVITITRLDKALQKPMYFFLAHLSSLEICYVSVTLPRILVNLWTQDRSISMLGCASQMCFFLALGATECFLLTVMAYDRYVAICNPLHYSLVMNQKMCIQLAVGSWIGGVPVQIGQTCQIFSLHFCNSNQINHFFCDIPPILRLACGDLFVHEISVYVVAMLFVTLPFVLILVSYSKIISTILKLPTTRGWAKAFSTCSSHLLVVFLFFGSATITYLRPKSNHSAGTDRLLSLFYTTVTPMFNPLIYSLRNKDVTAALRKLLLKKMA, from the coding sequence ATGAAATGTGAAGAGGTGAAAGCAGATGATAATACTTCCACCATAAAGCAATTTGTGCTCTTGGGATTTTCTGACCTTCCAAACCTCCAACGGTTACTATTTGGAGTGTTCTCCACCATTTACATTATTATCTTAATTGGAAATAGCCTCGTAATAACAATAACCAGGCTTGACAAGGCACTACAGAAACCCATGTATTTTTTCCTGGCGCATCTTTCCTCGTTGGAAATCTGTTACGTGTCCGTCACTCTCCCTAGGATTCTGGTGAACCTTTGGACTCAGGATAGAAGCATTTCTATGCTGGGCTGTGCCTCCCAGATGTGCTTCTTCCTCGCGTTGGGAGCCACTGAGTGTTTCCTCCTGACAGtaatggcctatgaccgctacgtGGCCATTTGTAACCCTCTGCACTACTCTCTAGTCATGAACCAGAAGATGTGTATCCAACTGGCTGTTGGCTCCTGGATCGGTGGAGTCCCAGTCCAGATAGGACAAACATGTCAGattttctctctgcatttctgTAATTCTAACCAAATCAACCACTTCTTCTGCGACATACCCCCCATCCTCCGGCTAGCCTGTGGGGACCTCTTTGTACATGAGATATCGGTCTATGTAGTAGCTATGTTGTTTGTCACACTTCCTTTTGTGTTGATACTTGTCTCTTACAGCAAAATCATTTCCACCATTCTCAAGTTGCCAACCACCAGGGGATGGGCCAAAGCTTTTTCCACCTGTTCTTCCCACCTGCTGGTcgtgtttttattctttggatCCGCTACCATTACCTACTTAAGGCCCAAGTCCAATCATTCTGCAGGAACTGACAGACTGCTCTCTCTTTTCTATACCACAGTGACACCAATGTTTAATCCCCTGATATACAGTCTTAGGAACAAGGATGTGACTGCAGCCCTGAGAAaactattacttaaaaaaatggcgTGA